TGTTGGTCCTTCGGACATACCAGGGGTGGCTTCCGCACTCAGGGCGCCACCCCTCACCCCGCCGCGAAGCGCGGCGACCCTCTCCCGCAAGGGGAGAGGGCAAAGATAAATGCAGTGACGAGCGAAGCGCTCGGTGCTTGTTCAAAGAGCACTGGGCACCAAACACTCACCACCAAGCGCGGCATGTTCACACGCTTCTTCATCGACCGACCGATTTTCGCCGCGGTGCTGGCGATCATGACCGTGCTCGCGGGCATGGTCGGCCTGTACTCGCGCCCGGTCGCGCAGTACCCGGACATCACCCCGCCGACGGTCGAGGTGTACGGCATTTACCCGGGGGCGAACGCCCGCACCGTCGCGGACACCGTGGCTGCACCGATCGAGCAGCAGGTGAACGGCGTCGAGGACATGATGTACATGTCGTCCACGTGTGGAAACGACGGCTCGTACACGCTGACGGTCACGTTCAAGCCGGGCATCGATCTGAACATCGCTCAGGTGCTCGTGCAGAACCGCGTGAACCTGGCCGAGCCGGTACTGCCCGACCTGGTGAAGCGGCGCGGGGTGACCGTTAAGAAGAAGTCGCCCAGCCAGTTGATGATTATCAACCTGTACAACACCGCGGACACGCCGGACGACGAGAGGGCGCGCCAGCAACTGCTCCTCGAACTGAGCAACTACGCGACCATCCAGCTCCGCGACGAACTGGCCCGGCTCCAGGGCGTGGGCGACATCACGTACCTGGGCCAGCGCGACTACTCGATGCGGATCTGGCTCGACCCCGAGAAGATGGCGGTGAAGGGGCTGTCTTCCGCCGAGGTGCTCCACGCGATCGAACAGCAGAACGCACAGGTCGCGGCCGGGCAGGTGGGCCAGCCCCCGGCCCCGCGCGGGCAGGCGTTCCAGTACACGATCAACACGTTGGGCCGGCTCACCGACGACAAACAGTTCGGCGAGATCATCTTGAAGGCCGACCCGGACAGCCGACCGGTGCGCCTCAAGGACGTGGGCCGGATCGAACTGGGCGCGCTCAGTTACGACCAGTCCTGCACGTTCGACGGCAAGCCGTCTGTGGCGCTCGCGGTGTACCAGCTCCCCGGCACCAACGCGATCGACACGGCGAAGCGCGTGCGCGAGAAGATGGCCGAACTCAAGAGCCGGTTCCCCGCGAACGTCACGTACCAGATCGCCTACGACACCACGCCGTTCATCGACGAGTCGATCACGGAAGTGTTCCACACGCTCCGCGACGCGGTGGTGCTCGTGGCGATCGTAATGCTCGTGTTCCTCCAGAGCTGGCGCGCCGCGATCATCCCACTGGCCGCGGTGCCGGTCGCCATCGTCGGCACGTTCGCGGCGATGGCCGTTCTCGGGTACTCGATCAACAACCTGACGCTGTTCGGGCTGGTGCTCGCGGTGGGCATCGTGGTGGACGACGCCATCGTCGTCGTCGAGGCCGTTCAGCACCACATCGAACACGGGCTCGAGCCGCGCGCCGCGACCATGAAGGCACTCGACGAGGTGTCCGGTCCCGTCATCGCGGTGGGGCTGGTGCTGTCGGCGGTGTTCGTGCCGTGCGTGTTCATCTCGGGGATCGTGGGGGAGTTCTACCGCCAGTTCGCGGTGACGATCGCGGTCAGCACGCTGATCTCGGCGTTCAACTCGCTCACGCTCAGTCCGGCGCTGTGTGCCCTGCTGCTCAAGTCCAACACCGACGCGCGGGCGCGCGACCCGCTGCCCTCGATCGCGTTCCCGCTCATCGGGGCGGGGTTCGTGTACTACTACCTGAACGCCAACCCGCAGCCCTGGGCCGTGGGTCAACTGGACGTGCCGCTCGGGTCGATTTCCTTCTCCCTGCCGATGTCCGTGGCAGTGGCGGTGGGGGCGGCGCTGGTGGGCGGGGCGGCCGGGTGGGTGCTGCGTACCGTGCTGAACCGCACACTGGGGTACCTGTTCACCGGCTTCAACCGCGGCTTCGACGCGGTCACCGTGGGCTACACGCGGGTCGTCGCGGTCACGCTGCGCGGGTCGCTGCTCATTCTTCTCGGTTACGGCGGCCTGCTGTACCTCACATACGACACCCTCAACACCACCCCAACGGGCTTCATCCCGGCGCAGGACAAGGGCTACCTGCTCGTGAACGTGGTGCTCCCGGACGCCGCGTCGGTCGAGCGCACGGAACAGGAGATGCGGAAGCTGGAAGCGGTCGCCCAGCGCACGCCCGGCGTGAAACACACCGTGAGCGTGTCCGGGAACTCGGTGATGATCGGCACGACCGCACCGAACTTCGCGACGCTCTACGTCATGCTCGATGACTTCCCGAACCGGCACGACCCGGCCCTTTCCAGCGACGCGATCGCGGCCAAACTCCAGCGCGAGCTCTCGGACGAGGTTCCCGGCGCGAGGCTCACCGTGTTCGGCGCGCCGCCCGTGGACGGGCTCGGTAACACCGGCGGCTTCAAACTGATTATTGAGGACCGAGGCGATACCGGGTCGGAGGCGATCGAGGAGGCGGCACGGAGCATCGTTGAGAGTGCGGACGAGAAGGAACTGCGCGACACGTTCACGGGCTTCCGCGCCGATACGCCCTGGCTGCGGCTCCACATCGATCGCGACGCGGCCCAAACGAAGGGCGTGGCGGTCGGCGACATCGTGAGCGCGCTGCAGGTGTACTTTGGCTCGCTGTATGTCAACGACTTCAATCTGTTCGGGCGCACGTGGCAGGTGAACGTCCAAGCCGACGAGAAGTTCCGCCGGCGCTCTTCGGACCTCAAGCGCCTGCGGGTCAAGAGCGCGGGGGTCGAACTCGAAAACCAGATGGCCGCGCAGCAGGCGAAGGCGTCCGGGAAGCCCGCTCCGCCGCCGAAGGAAATCATGGTCCCGCTGTCCACGTTCCTCTCGGTGCGCGACGCGAGCGGCCCGGTGATGGTGCAGCGGTACAACCTCTACCCCGCCGCCGCGATCACCTCGAACCCGGCGCCGGGAACCAGTTCGGGTCAGGCGCTCGCCGCAATGGAGCGCACCGCGAACGAGAAGCTCCCCGCCACTATGAAGGCCGAGTGGACCGAACTCGCGCTGTTGCAACTGGAAACGAAGGACACCGCGCTGCGGGCGTTCGTGTTGAGTGTGGTGCTGGTGTTCTTGGTTCTGGCCGCGCAGTACGAGAGCTGGGCGCTACCACTGGCCGTGATTCTGGTGGTCCCGATGTGCATCCTGAGTGCCGCGATCGGCGTTCTGTACGCGGGCCAGGACGTGAACATCTTCACGCAAGTCGGGTTCGTGGTGCTCGTGGGGCTCGCGTGCAAGAACGCCATCCTCATCATCGAATTCGCGAAACAGCGGGCCGACGCGGGCGCAACGCGATGGGAAGCGGCGCTCGATGCGTGCAAGCTGCGCTTGCGGCCGATCATCATGACGTCGGTCGCGTTCATTATCGGCGTGGTGCCACTGGTGCTGGCGAAGGGGGCCGGGGCCGAGATGCGCCATGCACTCGGCACGGCGGTGTTTGCCGGGATGCTGGGGGTGACCGCGTTCGGGCTGTTCTTGACGCCGGTGTTCTTCGTGGTGATTCAGCGATTGAAGGAATCGTGGGCCGGCGCCAGCGAGCTGGTGCCCGAGGCCCCGCCTCCCTCAACTCATGAATGAAGGGCATTCTTCCGGCACGCGCCTTGCGGTAGAATCTCAGCGCGGCCCCTCACCGCGGAGGAACACCAATGGCGCGCATCCTGTTCGCA
The Gemmata palustris DNA segment above includes these coding regions:
- a CDS encoding efflux RND transporter permease subunit: MFTRFFIDRPIFAAVLAIMTVLAGMVGLYSRPVAQYPDITPPTVEVYGIYPGANARTVADTVAAPIEQQVNGVEDMMYMSSTCGNDGSYTLTVTFKPGIDLNIAQVLVQNRVNLAEPVLPDLVKRRGVTVKKKSPSQLMIINLYNTADTPDDERARQQLLLELSNYATIQLRDELARLQGVGDITYLGQRDYSMRIWLDPEKMAVKGLSSAEVLHAIEQQNAQVAAGQVGQPPAPRGQAFQYTINTLGRLTDDKQFGEIILKADPDSRPVRLKDVGRIELGALSYDQSCTFDGKPSVALAVYQLPGTNAIDTAKRVREKMAELKSRFPANVTYQIAYDTTPFIDESITEVFHTLRDAVVLVAIVMLVFLQSWRAAIIPLAAVPVAIVGTFAAMAVLGYSINNLTLFGLVLAVGIVVDDAIVVVEAVQHHIEHGLEPRAATMKALDEVSGPVIAVGLVLSAVFVPCVFISGIVGEFYRQFAVTIAVSTLISAFNSLTLSPALCALLLKSNTDARARDPLPSIAFPLIGAGFVYYYLNANPQPWAVGQLDVPLGSISFSLPMSVAVAVGAALVGGAAGWVLRTVLNRTLGYLFTGFNRGFDAVTVGYTRVVAVTLRGSLLILLGYGGLLYLTYDTLNTTPTGFIPAQDKGYLLVNVVLPDAASVERTEQEMRKLEAVAQRTPGVKHTVSVSGNSVMIGTTAPNFATLYVMLDDFPNRHDPALSSDAIAAKLQRELSDEVPGARLTVFGAPPVDGLGNTGGFKLIIEDRGDTGSEAIEEAARSIVESADEKELRDTFTGFRADTPWLRLHIDRDAAQTKGVAVGDIVSALQVYFGSLYVNDFNLFGRTWQVNVQADEKFRRRSSDLKRLRVKSAGVELENQMAAQQAKASGKPAPPPKEIMVPLSTFLSVRDASGPVMVQRYNLYPAAAITSNPAPGTSSGQALAAMERTANEKLPATMKAEWTELALLQLETKDTALRAFVLSVVLVFLVLAAQYESWALPLAVILVVPMCILSAAIGVLYAGQDVNIFTQVGFVVLVGLACKNAILIIEFAKQRADAGATRWEAALDACKLRLRPIIMTSVAFIIGVVPLVLAKGAGAEMRHALGTAVFAGMLGVTAFGLFLTPVFFVVIQRLKESWAGASELVPEAPPPSTHE